The DNA window GTAGTAAGAAGGTACTTAGACATAAGCATCCTAATATACTTACTAGTGTTAATAATCTTAGCAATGTGCTCTCTAGGCAAAGGAAATAtgaagaggcggaagcgATGCATCAACGGGCGTTAGAAGCACAAGAGAAGATGCTTCAGCGTAAGTATCCTAAATCAGTAACCAGTCTCGATCATGTTTAAACTTCCTTAATCAATATATGAAACGTGAATAGGCTTTATAATCCTAGATCTATATCTATAGCATTTAGTATAAAGGCACCACATATAAAGACATAATATCTATTATTGCTTATTTCTTATGCAAAAATATGTACCCTTATAGTTTAATGCCGTCCCAAAGTACTTTTCTAGAGTTATGTTCCCCTAAAGCAGGCCATCTCATACTTGCGGATAGGGTTGAGGCTATTCTATTTAGCGGCGCTAGTATTTTTCAAATATTAAGTTATATAATAATTCCCTTCCTATGTATTCCCCTTATAAGTACTTTAGTTTTATGTACCTCTCTGCTACTAAGAATTCTACCAAAATCGGTATATTCTCAGGTAACATAATTTTGATGCTAAGGGAAACTAATATAGGTAACTAGATGGCTGAAATGATGCAAcgttctctttctcttctatCTCAGACGTTTTTGTGGATGATCTTGGCGTCATAGTATTAAACAGCGGATTTTCTAGTAGTGCGTGTTGTTCTGTAATCTGTCGCTTTGGCAGTGTGAAATCTTTATTTGAAAAGAGCAATTGAATCAAAAATCAAATAATTATCGTTGCCGCTGCTCTGAGACATTATAAAATATGTGAATTGGCAGTGACGTCGAGGACCACGTTTCGAAGGTCATCGAAGAACTTTACAAGGATCCGGCCCTTCGGCAAACATTCGGACTAAGAGGTTCGATTCGTTTTGAAAACCATTCCAACACTTTGAGCCCGGAACAGGAACTAGTAGAAGGATTACGGAGCGTGGACATTCGCGGTCGCCCTACGCGAAGACGTTCGCCTCGTTTAGCTGAGCGTGAAGAGAGGGCATCGAGCGCGGCCACTCGCAAACCGAAGACACCACCGCCAGTCCGAACCAAGAGGCCCCGTGCTGATCAGTTTTGTGTTTACAACATTCCAAATGAGATCTCTGAATCTACACATCGCGTCGCTGCCTACATCAAAGAATACAAATCCCCGCACAAAGTGACACTGGGCCATATATATGAGGGATTGGGGGACATGGAAGTTGATGAAGTGATTcaggagaaggatgatgaaCCCTCCAAAGTTCGGTTCCAGCGAGCGCTGGTCGGACTCCTTTCGCAGCCATTTGACTACATGGTCCGTGCTCGTACGCAGGTAGGAGTCTTTACCACTGGCGAAGCAGATATCTACTTGCGGATTGGTGAGGACCCTTCCACACTTTTTTACCACCTTTCCGTTCCAAAGGGTGACGTTGGGCATGAAACTGGGTGGGATCCCTATTCAGACCGCCCAAATCGTTTACACTTGACTGCGGTGGGTCAAGCTCTCGCTTTTACCCTCCAGGCTCTCAAGTTACGTCCCCGGAGCCAGGCTTGGGGACTGCAAGCAACAAATACGTTGCCAACATGGGAAATTGTACCTGCGGACATTTTGGACGATATCTCCGATCAGGACGTGCCTTCTTCTGAATATCGTCCGCCAAAAACAGAAGAATCTCTCCGATCATCCCCGATACAACTACGCCGCCGGAGACGCAAACCTAGCACGAGTGATTGTCGGCCATTACATGCCCATAGCAATtctgatgaggatgatgaccCTCATACGCCTAGCCGGAATCCACACATTTCTCGGAAGATTAACCGGAGCCGACCAGTATTGGCCAGCCAAACATCCATTACGGCTGGACAAAGCTCCTCCGAGGAGAACCATCGCCGTTACTGCACGTTGAAGTGCCTAAGCGGATTGGTACATGGAGGGGAGTTAGATCAGGCTTGCCCCAATGTCTGTGATCATGGTCATGGAACAACGCGTCATGTTATCAATTCAAAAACGTTCGTCCGCAAATTACAACGGCAACTCTCTGAGACTGTCAATGCAGATTGTGAGATCATCGGAATCCACGGTTCTCGAGGCGCCCTGTTGAAAGTGACTCTTTCGACACACGGATACACTGTGCCCGCGAAATGTACTGTGTCGGAGTTCCGTGATCGCCTCCGACATGAAGCAGCTGTATACGACAAACTTCGTCCAATCCAGGGCATATACATCCCTCTCCACCTCGGAAGCATTGACTTGGCTCATCCCTATAGCTACGATGGGATTGCTTATCTGGAGCACATGATGCTGTTGAGCCCAAGCGGGCAATCTCTGGACCTAGCACGTAGGGAATTGGGCCCAATTTGTCTCGTTTCCAAATTGACAGAGTCTCTATCAGCCATACATACCCGGCATGTCGTTCATAGAGACCCGGCTCCGAGGAATTGGTCGTACAACCCGGAAAGCAAGAATGTGGTGTTTTTCGATTTCGAAAGAGCTAAAATTATCGAGCCCCGTCCGGTTTTGGGTATGATTTCACCGAACCGCAAACGCAAAAGGATTGAACATATTGGTCTGGATAAGAAGCATTGGGGTACAGAATTTGCGGAGGAAATAAACAAGGCAGTGTATGAGTTGCGGTGCTTACGTGTACCGCCACGGAACCAGCAGAACCAGGCATAATGTGGCCGATGACTATCTTGTGATTCGGAGATGGATAGTATATCTTAGCCACTTGTTCTTGAAAGGAACCACATCTCATGGAATACCACCTTATGTACCCCATGGGGGTctgaagctgaagaaacTGCTTTTGGTGAGTCAGGGTAGAATCTCTGAGTTCTGCCCCAACAGCGTCAGAACATATAAGGGTCTATATGACGGTCGATACAGACCAGGAACAAAGCGGCAGGATGAGATACAGTAGTAGAGAGTGGGGAAACTTTTTTTAATGCTGGGTTCTCGAAATCTAACGTCTGTCTAGCCCACTGCTTCAATATTTAAATTTCACTGTTCTTCAGTCCCATCCAGAAAATTTTCCACCACCTTTGAGTACCATCCAGGCTTGCCACTCTGATACAACCTCATCGCAGTCGCTAGATATTGTCTTTTAGAATCCTGCAATGCCGTCGAAAGACGGTACCCGCCCACTGTAGCCGGGCCCGCTTTCGCTGGTGAGGGCGGGGTTGAGGTATGTATGGAGTGGGCTCCCCTTCTTCGTTGCGCTGAGAATGTGGCGACGTGACCTGTGCAGGCCTGGAACGCCCTGCGTGGACTTCCATTGTCGAAGTGGGGCGCCCTGTGTGTGTCCTATGCACGTTGCGCTCCACTACAGTCACAAGAGCGGGAATGTTCGTTGTACAGATCTACCCATCGTGTATATAGCCCTCCATGTCTACTCCGGTTTCTCTGCTTCCAAGGGAACCTGTTGGATCGAATTTTGTAACCACGAAACATTTACAACACTCAACATGGGTAGTGCCGGTTCTGTGACATGGCTTCAGAAGCTCTCTGAGCAGTGTAAGTGGAGCTTCTATTGACTCCAGTCTCTACAAAATGGCTAATTTAAGTTGGCAGTGAATGTGGACGTGGACTGGATGGACCCAGCATACACCCTGAGCATGCCCATCAAGCCACACGACATGACTAGCAACCAGGGCTGGGTTCACGAGCAAATTTGTAACCCAGTCAACAAAGAGCTCTTCAGGCAGGTGGTCAAGGAATACAAAGACCAAGGCTGGGTGGCAATCTATACCCGCATGGTATCCCGTCTTCTTTCCATGACCGCAAACCCCGATTGACGCATTCACAGGCGGTCTTGATGTCTAaagccaacatcgacaaCATTCAAGGCAGGGtccttctccagaccctccCTTCCAATGCCTATGATACCCAGAAAACTCTGGAGCACGCTCGAGCCTATGCGAAGGAGTTCGAGAGTGTCAGAGTCTCGAAGGATCGGTTTTGCATCAAGATTCCCAGCACTGGTCCTGCCTTGAACGCGTGCCCCATCCTGTTGGAAGAGGGCATTCGCCCCCTTGGGACTGCCCTTTTCAGTGTACACCAAGCGATTGCCGCAAGTCAGGCGGGATGTCTGTACATCAGCCCCTACTATAACGGTGGGTCACCCTTCTGTTCGTGGAATTCGTCGCTGACATCCCCCGACAGAGGTTCGTGCACACGACGAACAAGAGTTTTGGCCTAAGCCAGATGACCCAGCGCTGCTGCACCCGATGTCGCCTCGTCTGGTTCAGATCCTGGAGACGTACAAGCGACTTTACAAGGAGACCGGCAAGGAGCAGCCTTTCCTCAAGAATGCCAGCTTCATATCTCCACAGGAAGCAATGGCAGccggcgagctgggctgCCAGTCGGCGACTATCTCTCACCAAGTGCTTACCCAACTAGCGGACCTTCCGTACGATGGAGCCAAGCAACCTGGCGAGGGCGTCCCCAAGCCCGAACACCCGTACCGGAATGCAGCACCGACCCCAGAACGACTGAAGAAGATTGCACAGACCGACCCTCTGATTGGTCCGAATTGGGATGGAAAGTTGTCGAGAACTGACATCGACTACCTGGCCAATGGAGGTGTTGAGCTGGATAAGGCAAACGAGGCAGACCCTGAGACCGAGAAAAGACTGCGTGAAGCCTTGGCATTGTTTGTCGCTGCTGAGAAGAGAAGCCAGGCGAAAATTGAGGAGGCTATGAAGAGTGGCTAGATGCATCCTGTGATGTATGATGTCTTTCGTTTATAAAGGTAGACTTCCGTGATTTGGGAATGAATGTGCGGATTGGCCGACAACTGTACAGAGGCAGAGCACGGTATCTTTGATGTTCCAACCTGGCTAGGAAAATCGGTACCTGCACAGTACTCTGGCGAGCTATCTCTCTTTGTCCTCGATGCAGGGTTGAAATTTTTTGACTCTCGCGATTTGCTTCACGATGTAGGCACTCATTTGTAAAGGTTCGATCTCGCCAAGTGATTGAAAATCGCCGCCTGAATCCATGACTTTGACTACGCAAGGAACAAAGTCTACGACGTCACTCCGTTTACTTAAGCCAACAATTCGTATGTTCGAGTGGCACCTCATCACATGCTTCTACGGCTGGTAAGTCTGATCTTGAGCAAGTATGGCCTGACCGTCGTTGAACCAATGGAGGGGAATCCGGTGTTTGGATTCGACCATCTCAATCGAATTGAAGGCTGTGTGTCAACTTCACCGATTGATCAAGTTGGGGACAAAATGTGGCTCACGGATTTGAACTAATGCAAATTGATACATCTATCATGTGGGTGAGATGGTGAGAAAACCTCCGCGCTACGTCCGTGAGACGTTGACCACCGCTCCCTTCACCGCCCTGGCCATTCACCATATCACCACAACACACATCTCACCACAATTATGCTGTCATATTCACCATCAGAATGATGATGGGTAAACATCTTATTCATTCCTTTTCTTaattttctcttctgtcaAGGACTTGCCTTGCACTCCGTAGTTTGATTACTGCTCACTTTAAACCTGGCACTAAAAAGAGAATCCGAGGAAACATGCCTGATGCTTTCGGAACCAAAATCTCATTTTACCCACAAGCAAGGTTCTTTTATTGTCTTATTGTCTCTCATAATCTGGTACGAGGGGTTGACTCTCCAAGACAGCATATGTCGGCTGGTATCTTTCCTAGTTTTGTCCTCTAGACTCTATACCAGTCCCTCAAGTGATAAAGTTTGTCCACTCGAGAAAAAGACTTCACCGAATACTATTTAACCCGGTTTTACGACCTCAAAAATGATCAGCGTGATTCAATTTTGTTGTAATTCAGAGGAAGATTGCTTGTATTCTTTAGACAGGAAAATTGAGGGTTCATATACAGCTTCCCAGATTGATTTCCAATCAATACCGGCAATTCCATGAAGGAGTGGAATAGATTCCGGTATCTATGGTATATCACAACATCAAGAGCTAGCGTCTCTTCGGGTTTAGGGCATTCATCACATTCAGCCTCATGAGCTTTTCATGCCAAGATAGCATTAAGGGTTTCAGGCATTGCCAAGTTCTATATGATCAACAGCGCTACCGAGAGAGCTTATGCATGCTAAGGACCTTCCTCCAAAACATCCCTCCTAAAGCACAGAGATGTCGAGACTAGGATACTCAGGAACAGCCTGATTGAGACAATAGATTAGTTATTGATAAGAAGTTCATGAATGTGGCTTAATGGGAAGAGTGACCATGATTCTGATGATTCAGCTAATTCTAATAATTTCGATTACCACCGTAGCCAGGACCAGGACAAAAACCGTCATCAGAGCAAACGTCGGATCTATGGAAAGCCTTATATCCATTGCAGTGCTGAAGACCCTCATATATTGACGAATACGACCAAATTCGACCAGGGGATGATCAAAAGCGGTGCTACGCAAATCCTTGATCTCATGATGGTATCGATTCAATTTCGAAGCCTTCCCAATAGAAGAATACTACTATATTCGGTCCTGACCTGCCACGCCATCGACTATGAAGCCCAAGCCTTCAAACCAATCAACGTCATCGGCAAGGTCTACAGTGCGATTATAAAAGCCGAGTCATCTGAATTTCCTTTATTTCCAATACCTTTTTCAGCATCTTCATTAGTCTCGAAAGTCTAATACCTCATACATTATCTATGAGTACAATGCTGGTGTTTTCTGAATGGTTCATTAAGTACAATATGAACCTTTGTCAATTATGCCTCTCCTGAATTAATGAAAGTCTTTTTATCGTGTCTATAGCTCAATGATTGAACATCGGAATATTCTAGTTGATCGGCAGCCTTGGCAGACTGTGCAAGATAAGAAATTTTGCCAGGTTGTATTGACAATGAAGACCTTCAGCTATCGTGTCAAGTATGAAATTCACGTCAAGCATTCGATGGTGCAATCGACCTCATTGAAACAGAAACGAACTCTgtctcatcatcatccgtgaTGTTCCACTGCAAGGAATAAGCCCCATCTTGCTTCGTCTTCTTGGCGTAGAACAACGAAGTGTACTCCCCACTCTCAGTCTCCACGAGTAAAAAGTGCCCATACCAGACAAACTTAGTTGTAACCTCGCTCGAAGAAGCATCTCGAGTGAAGCCGACCTGGTGCCCAGTCGAGTCTGCCCTTGGAATGTAAAGTTGTTGGTCAGTGAATATCTTGCTGCTATTGTTGTGCGAACCCAAGCTTGAAGTTTCGTTCGCTGGGTTTCCAAGTAGTAGGCCAGAGGGGTCACTGGTGACTAGTGAAGGGATAAATCTTAGTTTTGGTGACGACAAATGCGGCTGATATTCCTTACAGGCAACTTGGGCAACCTCTGTGGCATTTGCTAGAGCCTTGTTTGCGACGACTGCATTTCCTTTTTGGCTCATCAGCTTCATGCAAATTGATATGCTTATCTTTCCCTCTTGAGTGAAGCTTACCGTCGGCATAGTACAACGGGAGCCCTCCAATGGCATCACCATAGGCATAGAGACTATACGagtccgaggatgaagaggccGGCTTCTTTACAAGCACCGCAGGTACCAAATAGCTcagggagaggaagagaagaccgATTGCTGGTGCTCGCATTTTGGATCAGATTGAATAAAGCAAAGTAGGAAGAAACGGGGACGGGGAGTGATACTCAATCGGAATTCGACGGTTCAGTTAAAATAATCAATGAGTCAAGCGAACTAACACAAAATAAACCATTGCGAACTCACATGTTTCTGGATTAGTGTCCAGCACACGCGTTATTCGGCAGTTTTTGACATGGCACGTGTCCACATACGGACCCACATCCCCATATATGTGGAAATCCCTAGTCGTGGTCAGTAAGTGGGAATATGTGAATTAACGCTCTGTACAGGCAGCAACAACTCCAATAGCGTAGAAAGCACCCGTAGAAACAGTTTGGAAGACATTGAATTACCAACATGCTCGACTACTTTCCTTCCGACTCGGAACGTAATACGGAACTCCATTTGCTAACCAAAAGTATTTTAAACTCTCGAGAAATGTTTGCCAGAGCTTGAAAATAACAGAACTGTGGATCTCAGACCGAGTGAACACGCAGACTCGATAGACTGTACTTGCGCGTACTCGACGTTTAGTGCATGGCCTATGCCTAAAATGGACGTAGGTTCTCGGATAGAGTGGATCTCATCAGCCATGCCGGGAAGCTGACGACAATCAGAATTAATCTTGGTTTCAAAGTAACCTTCCCAAGCGGGAAGCATTTTCTAATCAAAATTTTACCAATTGAAAAAGTTTGCCATGTTTATGGTATGTTGTGAACCTTGGTGTTGTTTATTGTTCGCCGTAAGCTCACCAAGGTTCGTTAAATCCGAGGAGAACACAAAGACAATTAGACCCAGCGTAAACTGGTAGAAAGCTAATGGGTAGGATGCGCTGATAAGTAGCTCCGAAGGCCTAATCTAAAAGATCCTGTAGCCACCCAGCGCTCGCTTAGTTCTAGTCTTTAAATTTTGCCAAGACATTAGACCAGGCTGAGTATGCCGCGTAATTCGACCAGAGTGATGAGGCCGCGTAGCTCGATATGCGAATCGATCTATCTTTATCGGGAAAATTGTTTCCAAAGATATGAAGACAGGCCTAAACTAATCAAGCTTCCATAGGCTGTATTTTGAAGGCAGAATATTGCTTTTGTCTAGCTGAGAACCCCTGTTGTTGAATTTCTACTCGGGTTCAAGCACATTCGTTCGCGATCTACACCACGATTTCATTGAAATTTGTTGTCGTCCGCTTAGTTTTGGCTATAATCCTGGGTCTTATCCTGCCTTTTCGTATTCTACCATCTCTTTCTACAATATCAGCCAAGATGAGGCCCAACTCGATGATCGCCTCGTTCTTTGAACTCCTCGCCACAGTCTCCGCGACAAGTATTTCTATGTCTCACCCTGCACGGGAAATTTTATCTCCCTCAATTATTCCCACCTCATCCAACGGTGTAGCAGCCAGTGCCTGTACAGGAAACACAGCTGTTACGCGAAGAGAATGGTGTCAATATGATATTCACACGGACTATTCTACGGTCGTCCCTGACACAGGCGTTACTCGAGAGTACTGGCTGAATTTAGAGCATGCCACCGTGGCACCTGACGGACGTTCCCGGATGGCTCTCGCGATCAATGGCTCTATTCCTGGTCCAACGATCCAGGCAAACTGGGGCGACTACGTCGTGGTACATCTGACAAACAACCTACCAGGTGACCTGAAAAACGGTACTAGTATTCATTTCCATGGAATCCGGCAATTGTATACGAACCCGAATGATGGTGTTGTCTCAATCACCCAATGCCCTACCGCTCCCAACAGTACAATCACATATAAGTGGCGGGCTATGCAGTACGGCACGACTTGGTATCACTCCCACATCGGGCTGCAGGCCTGGGAAGGGCTTTTCGGCGGTATTGTGATCCATGGCCCTGCCAGTGCCAACTATGATGAAGACAAGGGCGTGATTATCGTGAATGACTGGGATATCAATACCGTCGACGAGCTATTTGGTACAGCCCAACTCGAAGGGCCACCTACCCTGGACAATGCCTTGATCAACGGTACGAATGTCTTTGGGTTTGACGGGGTTGTGAACCAGACTGGAACACGGTTCAATACCTCCTTTACAGAAGGAACATCATACAGACTTCGTCTGGTAAATGCGGCGTGCGATACACATTTCAAGTTCATGATCGACAATCACACTATGACGGTCATTGCTAACGACCTGGTACCAATTGAACCATATCAGTCTAATGTGCTAAATATTGCGATGGGTGAGTTTGATACGTAAACAATTCAATTGAGAACAAAATTAACTTATCCAACAGGCCAACGTTACGACGTTATTGTCAAGGCAGATCAGGCACTAGTGGCAAAGAACTTCTGGCTTCGCGCCATTCCCCAGACAGCCTGCTCCGAAAATTTGTCACCTAACAACATCAAGGGTATTGTGTACTACGGAGACTCCCCCGCAACGCCCTCAACGACAAAGTACAGCTATACCGACAGCTGTGTTGATGAAGATATGTCGGACCTGACGCCAATTGTCTCCGAAGCTGTCTCCACTCCATTCTACAATAAGTCCGAGTCTGTCTCACTGGCAAAGAACTCTCATAAACTCTACCGGTGGAGACTGAATTCCACTTCCATGCATGTCGACTGGACGGACCCAACTCTACTCGAGGTCTACAGGGGCCACCACTCCTGGGCCAATTCCAGCGGGGTTGTCGAACTTCCCCACAAGAACGAATGGACCTACATAGTCATCGAAACTGAACTTTCTGTACCGCATCCGATTCATCTGCACGGGCATGACTTTGTGATTCTAGCCCAGGGAAGTGGAACATACGACGGAGACGTAACCTCTCTCGCAAAGCCCCCTAAGCGTGACACTGCCATGCTCCCAGAAGACGGATACCTTGTTATTGCCTTCAAGACGGATAATCCGGGTGCCTGGCTTTTGCATTGCCACATTGGGTGGCATACGGAGGAAGGGTTTTCGATTCAGTTTGTTGAGCGGTATGACGAGATCAAAGCATTGATTGACTACGACAAACTCAAAAACAACTGCAAGAGCTGGGACTCATACGAAATCTCTTTCAATGTTGAGGAGAATGACTCGGGAGTTTGAGTTCGTTTCCCTCAGAGTGATGCTCAGAGAGATCGTCGAGTTGCTTCTCTAAGAGTGTCATTGGACGAGCGTTGAGGTACCCTGTTCTAACGCACTGGCTACCAttatccttttttttttattttcccATTTCTGTGAATAAACAAAAATCAACGTCCATTCGTTTACCACTGTTGAGAGGTCCCATCCGGCAATCGCGACCTGGAAATTAAGGACGCAAACATGTCATTTCAAGTAGTAATCCAGAACATTCAAGACCACACACAGAGTATCCAGATTCCCAGAAGACGATATCTAACAGACGACAAAGGTTTTACAGGTAGCAGTAGTAAACAGGCGATAATAATATCCCAGACGACAAAAAGCGGAGTACACGATGCTCAACGCCATTCGTTCCAGTCAGAAGCTGAGGTAGTAGTTTTTCGGCGTCGGTCGATCTCAGTGTTCAAGGCTCACAGCGATCCTGTTGCCTGTCGGATGGTGACATATCTAATCGGATAGTTTGCAGGAGCTGTTATTCCCCGATTGCGTGATGatggttgttgttgtggttgttgttgtggttgttggtTGCTTCCATGTTTTGAAAACCCTGCATGCGTCTAACCTTCACGACCACGCCGATTCTGCTTGGCTTCCCTCTTCAAAAATAGGGACTGGCACCGGTAGCAATGACGAAGAGGGAGGGATTTAACGTTAATCGTTCTAGATGCTCCACAACTACAGTCGCCCAGCGTACTCGCCAGGGGCTATCTGTGCACCGCATCAAATCGCCCCCTGGTGATTCGTCACCACCCTTTGACATAGTATTCCCATGGCCCGTAATCAGTGGTATAGCTAGCCCATGAGTCCATGTTGGAGATATCGCTATGCCTGGCCGGGCTGTCAGTGCTCGACTTCAGGCCATCGCCACAATGGATCGGAAGCGTTCACTTATGAGGCGCTTTCATCTTTGGGTACTTTTTATTGATTTTCATGACGTGGTCGGTGTGTTATCGTCTCAAGGAAATGTTAGCGGCCGAGTTCGATCTCTGACGCTCCCGGACAACATTTTGGTGGATTGAACCAATCAGTTCACTAGCGACCATTTTACGGCGCATGTCATGAGGGAAGTATGTCACTGGCTGCGGTGGAGACGGGCTCACAACGATGGGTGTCGTTCGGGGCAAGTGAAGATCGTCTCGAACGGACACTTCGTCAGTgtccgaagaagaggacaaGATAGATGGCCCTTTGGTGGTGTTAGGATGGATATTTGTAGCACAGGATTGGGCCAAAAAACACTTCCTCGCATCGATCCCTGTTGGTGATCATCGACTGCCACCCATTGGAGAGGTTCGTGTCGTGTTGTTCATCAACCCTAGAGCTGCCGTTTTCAATGACCGAGTCCTCCCATTCGTTGTCCTCCGGGGGTTGTAGTTGACGACTTTTTGGGTTGCTCGGGAACTTGTCTAGTGGGAGAACCAGACTGGATAAGTGGATAACTATCATCGTGAACTATGGAATATCGTTTTTTGAGGTATACCCCTAAGATGTTGAAGGCTTATGGAACGGGTTTGGTTAATTGATTTGTATCGTAGACTAGATGATAGATTGGGGGATAGTCGAGCAAAAGCACTGTAGGAAAATAATGGCCTTCAATAGTCAATGAATTTACAGGTAATTGGCGGTGGCATCATTTCTTCACCAGCCGTTGCTATTACCCTTTCCCATTTTATCCAATGAGCAAAGTAGAACTCAGAGTGTTAAATTCTTCACAAACGATAAGAGTAAGCGTCGACTCGGTGATAGGCGGTTTTATTGGTTAGATTAACAAGCAATTTCAATTCCCCTGGACATGACGCCCGCTTAAAGGTTTTATTCTGTTTCATTAGTTTAAATCATAATGATAGGGAGAGTGGATTCACCTCCAAGAGCTCCC is part of the Penicillium psychrofluorescens genome assembly, chromosome: 4 genome and encodes:
- a CDS encoding uncharacterized protein (ID:PFLUO_006308-T1.cds;~source:funannotate) yields the protein MEVDEVIQEKDDEPSKVRFQRALVGLLSQPFDYMVRARTQVGVFTTGEADIYLRIGEDPSTLFYHLSVPKGDVGHETGWDPYSDRPNRLHLTAVGQALAFTLQALKLRPRSQAWGLQATNTLPTWEIVPADILDDISDQDVPSSEYRPPKTEESLRSSPIQLRRRRRKPSTSDCRPLHAHSNSDEDDDPHTPSRNPHISRKINRSRPVLASQTSITAGQSSSEENHRRYCTLKCLSGLVHGGELDQACPNVCDHGHGTTRHVINSKTFVRKLQRQLSETVNADCEIIGIHGSRGALLKVTLSTHGYTVPAKCTVSEFRDRLRHEAAVYDKLRPIQGIYIPLHLGSIDLAHPYSYDGIAYLEHMMLLSPSGQSLDLARRELGPICLVSKLTESLSAIHTRHVVHRDPAPRNWSYNPESKNVVFFDFERAKIIEPRPVLGMISPNRKRKRIEHIGLDKKHWGTEFAEEINKAVYELRCLRVPPRNQQNQA
- a CDS encoding uncharacterized protein (ID:PFLUO_006309-T1.cds;~source:funannotate), whose protein sequence is MGSAGSVTWLQKLSEQLNVDVDWMDPAYTLSMPIKPHDMTSNQGWVHEQICNPVNKELFRQVVKEYKDQGWVAIYTRMAVLMSKANIDNIQGRVLLQTLPSNAYDTQKTLEHARAYAKEFESVRVSKDRFCIKIPSTGPALNACPILLEEGIRPLGTALFSVHQAIAASQAGCLYISPYYNEVRAHDEQEFWPKPDDPALLHPMSPRLVQILETYKRLYKETGKEQPFLKNASFISPQEAMAAGELGCQSATISHQVLTQLADLPYDGAKQPGEGVPKPEHPYRNAAPTPERLKKIAQTDPLIGPNWDGKLSRTDIDYLANGGVELDKANEADPETEKRLREALALFVAAEKRSQAKIEEAMKSG
- a CDS encoding uncharacterized protein (ID:PFLUO_006310-T1.cds;~source:funannotate), whose translation is MALAINGSIPGPTIQANWGDYVVVHLTNNLPGDLKNGTSIHFHGIRQLYTNPNDGVVSITQCPTAPNSTITYKWRAMQYGTTWYHSHIGLQAWEGLFGGIVIHGPASANYDEDKGVIIVNDWDINTVDELFGTAQLEGPPTLDNALINGQRYDVIVKADQALVAKNFWLRAIPQTACSENLSPNNIKGIVYYGDSPATPSTTKYSYTDSCVDEDMSDLTPIVSEAVSTPFYNKSESVSLAKNSHKLYRWRLNSTSMHVDWTDPTLLEVYRGHHSWANSSGVVELPHKNEWTYIVIETELSVPHPIHLHGHDFVILAQGSGTYDGDVTSLAKPPKRDTAMLPEDGYLVIAFKTDNPGAWLLHCHIGWHTEEGFSIQFVERYDEIKALIDYDKLKNNCKSWDSYEISFNVEENDSGV